In one window of Massilibacterium senegalense DNA:
- the mreD gene encoding rod shape-determining protein MreD, whose translation MEKYFLPLLTFFVFIVESTVMQVFSPERFGAEAMLVPHFVVVVIFLMTAFLGRKRGLLYALVFGFLLDFIHTGIIGINIFLLLVLTYLIAFIFRFLQPNLLTVFIGTIIGLGLLEIGLYYFYHFLGFITISFPVFLKIRLFPTLILNSCFLIIIYFPMSRYLYRLFKQLKIEDER comes from the coding sequence ATGGAAAAATATTTTCTCCCCCTTCTTACATTTTTTGTTTTTATTGTGGAAAGTACAGTCATGCAAGTGTTCTCGCCAGAACGTTTCGGTGCTGAAGCGATGCTTGTCCCTCATTTTGTTGTCGTTGTCATTTTTTTAATGACGGCTTTTTTAGGGAGAAAACGTGGGTTACTCTATGCCCTCGTTTTTGGTTTTTTGTTGGATTTTATTCATACAGGTATTATTGGAATTAATATTTTTTTATTACTCGTTTTAACGTATTTGATTGCATTCATCTTTCGCTTTTTACAACCAAATTTACTAACCGTTTTTATAGGAACGATTATCGGATTAGGATTACTGGAAATCGGATTGTATTATTTTTATCATTTTCTTGGATTTATTACGATTTCTTTTCCAGTCTTTTTGAAAATAAGGTTATTCCCAACGTTAATTTTGAATAGCTGTTTTTTAATAATCATTTATTTTCCGATGAGTCGTTATTTATATCGTTTATTTAAACAACTAAAAATTGAAGATGAACGTTAA
- the minD gene encoding septum site-determining protein MinD, translating to MGESIVITSGKGGVGKTTTTANIGTALALSGKKVCLIDTDIGLRNLDVVMGLENRIIYDLVDVAEERCRLQQALIKDKRFECLYLLPAAQTKDKSVLNEQQMKTIILELKQEYDYVLIDCPAGIEQGFKNAIAGADKSIVVTTPEVASVRDADRVIGLLEQSEVESPKLVVNRIRNHMMQNGEMLDVEEIVSILAIDLLGIVSDDEEVIKASNKGEPVALDPSTKSGIAYRNIARRILGESVPLQTLEDKDEGFFTKMKKFFGMRK from the coding sequence GTGGGAGAGTCCATTGTGATTACGTCAGGAAAAGGTGGCGTTGGGAAAACAACAACAACGGCTAATATCGGGACAGCTTTAGCGTTATCAGGAAAAAAAGTTTGTTTAATAGATACCGATATTGGTCTTAGAAATTTAGATGTAGTGATGGGATTGGAAAATCGAATCATTTATGATTTAGTCGATGTCGCAGAAGAACGCTGCCGTCTTCAACAAGCATTAATTAAAGATAAACGATTTGAATGTTTATACTTACTTCCTGCAGCGCAAACGAAAGATAAATCAGTTTTAAATGAACAGCAAATGAAAACAATTATTTTAGAATTAAAACAAGAATATGACTATGTGTTAATTGACTGTCCTGCAGGAATCGAACAAGGGTTTAAAAATGCGATTGCTGGAGCAGATAAATCGATTGTTGTGACAACACCGGAAGTAGCGTCTGTTCGTGATGCAGATCGAGTCATTGGCTTGTTAGAACAATCAGAAGTAGAGTCACCAAAATTGGTCGTGAACCGTATCCGTAATCATATGATGCAAAATGGTGAAATGCTTGACGTAGAAGAAATTGTTTCCATTTTAGCCATTGACTTATTAGGCATTGTATCGGATGACGAAGAAGTGATAAAAGCATCAAATAAAGGAGAACCAGTCGCATTAGATCCGTCGACAAAATCAGGGATTGCGTATCGCAATATTGCCCGTCGTATTTTAGGTGAGTCTGTACCACTTCAGACATTAGAAGATAAAGATGAAGGCTTTTTTACAAAGATGAAAAAGTTTTTCGGGATGCGAAAATAA
- the mreC gene encoding rod shape-determining protein MreC — translation MPQFFSNKKLILLLASIILLVALIGLSMRDRDKLTWPEQLMKDSVGWVQSIFTKPADYVAGFFENVRDINRVYEENKRLKKQLDEYASLSVKVSELTLENEDLREQANIDETLREYKVRNALVIARSPEEWHQFLTIDKGQKDGIEKNMAVITNKGLIGKVKDVSQFSSTVQLISDIDRANRISAVVEGNDRAFGLIEGYQTEKKAIVMTKIPSDVEIKKGQIVATSGLGGTFPRGLVIGKIKKVTPDDYGLTQTALIEPAADLYDVDHVMVTERIAQTIGNEPEQVEEE, via the coding sequence ATGCCACAATTTTTCTCTAATAAAAAATTAATCTTACTGCTTGCGAGCATCATTTTATTAGTGGCACTGATCGGTTTGTCGATGCGAGATCGTGATAAGTTAACGTGGCCGGAACAATTAATGAAAGATAGCGTTGGATGGGTACAGTCCATCTTCACTAAGCCCGCTGATTATGTAGCGGGTTTCTTTGAAAATGTCCGTGATATTAATCGTGTATATGAAGAAAATAAACGATTAAAAAAACAATTAGATGAGTATGCTAGTTTGTCAGTAAAAGTGTCAGAGTTAACGTTAGAAAATGAAGACTTACGGGAACAAGCTAATATAGACGAAACACTTCGCGAATATAAAGTAAGAAATGCGCTTGTCATTGCGCGTTCGCCAGAAGAATGGCATCAATTTCTCACGATTGATAAAGGTCAAAAAGATGGCATTGAAAAAAATATGGCGGTTATTACGAACAAAGGTTTAATTGGAAAAGTGAAAGATGTATCCCAATTTTCTTCTACTGTACAATTAATTAGTGATATTGACCGAGCCAATCGAATTTCTGCAGTAGTGGAAGGAAATGACCGAGCATTTGGATTAATTGAAGGATATCAAACAGAAAAAAAAGCAATCGTGATGACGAAAATCCCGAGTGATGTTGAAATTAAAAAAGGACAAATTGTGGCAACGAGTGGACTTGGTGGAACGTTTCCTAGAGGACTTGTCATTGGGAAAATTAAAAAAGTGACCCCCGATGATTATGGTTTAACGCAAACTGCACTGATTGAACCAGCAGCAGATCTATATGATGTTGATCATGTTATGGTAACAGAGCGAATTGCGCAAACAATTGGAAATGAACCTGAGCAAGTAGAGGAGGAATAG
- the minC gene encoding septum site-determining protein MinC, with translation MIKKQQYIIMKGTKDGLTLNLDDQCRFDELLQELEEKLAVTVPEDEEYSLVTVNIHVGNRYLTNEEQETLKNIIRKKNKLVVQEIYSNVISKQEAEELLKAKQIVSVTKMIRSGQVLEVEGDLLLVGDVNPGGIVQATGNIYIIGALRGIAHAGMTGKRDKKIVAGQMRPTQLRIADLVSRAPDYSTIEMRESECAFIDEETGQIVIDRIQTLQNFSIN, from the coding sequence ATGATTAAAAAGCAGCAATATATCATCATGAAAGGAACGAAAGATGGATTAACGTTAAATTTAGATGATCAATGTCGTTTTGATGAATTGTTACAAGAACTAGAAGAAAAATTAGCAGTCACCGTTCCAGAAGATGAGGAGTATTCACTTGTAACGGTGAATATTCATGTTGGTAACCGATATTTAACGAATGAGGAACAAGAAACATTAAAAAATATTATCCGGAAAAAAAATAAACTAGTCGTACAAGAAATCTATTCTAATGTTATTTCTAAACAAGAAGCAGAGGAGTTGTTAAAAGCGAAACAAATTGTCTCTGTTACAAAAATGATTCGTTCGGGTCAAGTGTTAGAAGTAGAAGGAGATTTATTGTTAGTAGGGGACGTAAACCCAGGGGGAATCGTCCAAGCAACTGGAAATATATACATAATTGGGGCGCTTCGAGGAATTGCTCATGCAGGGATGACAGGAAAAAGAGATAAAAAGATTGTGGCGGGTCAAATGCGACCAACTCAACTCCGAATTGCAGATTTAGTCAGTCGTGCTCCTGATTACTCAACAATTGAAATGAGAGAAAGTGAATGTGCATTTATTGACGAAGAAACTGGACAAATTGTCATTGATCGAATTCAAACGTTACAAAATTTCAGCATAAATTGA
- a CDS encoding rod shape-determining protein — protein MFGGFSRDMGIDLGTANTLVFVKGKGIVVREPSVVAIRKDTGTIEAVGNDAKNMIGRTPGNIVAVRPMKDGVIADFDTTATMMKHFIKQAQKTRNIFARKPNVMVCVPSGITAVEKRAIEDATKLAGAKEAYTIEEPFAAAIGAGLPVWEPTGSLVVDIGGGTTEVAVISLGGIVTSQSVRVGGDEMDDAIIQYVKKEYNLMIGERTAEAVKFEIGSAGEPEQIEKMDIRGRDLVSGLPKTLTITSEEVARALRDTVTAIVDGVKNTLEKTPPELAADIMDRGIVLTGGGALLHRLDRVISEETKIPVIVAENALDCVAIGTGKALENLHLMNKSGLRKRN, from the coding sequence ATGTTTGGTGGATTTTCTCGAGATATGGGTATTGATTTAGGAACAGCAAATACACTTGTTTTTGTAAAAGGGAAAGGAATTGTCGTGCGTGAACCATCTGTCGTAGCGATCAGAAAAGATACAGGTACAATAGAAGCAGTCGGAAACGACGCGAAAAATATGATTGGTCGGACACCAGGAAATATTGTAGCTGTTCGTCCAATGAAAGATGGGGTCATTGCCGATTTTGATACTACTGCCACGATGATGAAACATTTCATTAAACAGGCACAAAAAACACGTAATATTTTTGCACGGAAACCAAATGTGATGGTTTGTGTGCCATCTGGGATTACTGCCGTTGAAAAACGTGCCATTGAAGATGCAACAAAATTAGCAGGTGCAAAAGAAGCATATACCATTGAGGAACCATTTGCAGCAGCGATTGGTGCTGGATTACCAGTCTGGGAACCAACAGGAAGTCTAGTGGTGGACATCGGTGGTGGTACTACCGAAGTAGCAGTCATTTCATTAGGTGGAATTGTAACCAGTCAATCGGTCCGCGTTGGTGGAGATGAAATGGACGATGCAATTATTCAATATGTGAAAAAGGAATATAATTTAATGATTGGGGAACGGACAGCTGAAGCGGTGAAATTTGAAATCGGTTCTGCTGGAGAACCTGAACAAATTGAAAAAATGGATATTCGTGGTCGTGATTTAGTTTCAGGTCTTCCAAAAACATTAACGATTACATCAGAAGAAGTTGCACGTGCATTACGTGATACAGTGACAGCGATTGTGGACGGCGTAAAAAACACATTAGAGAAAACACCACCAGAATTAGCGGCAGATATTATGGATCGTGGAATCGTTTTAACCGGCGGTGGGGCACTTTTACACCGTTTAGATCGTGTAATAAGTGAAGAAACAAAAATTCCAGTAATCGTTGCTGAAAATGCGTTAGATTGTGTCGCAATTGGAACAGGAAAAGCGTTAGAAAATCTTCATTTAATGAATAAATCAGGATTAAGGAAACGAAATTAA
- a CDS encoding group II intron reverse transcriptase/maturase, giving the protein MIKRRNEYEKLIQKIMQKQGPNQAIAKQLLMLLQNGPFTWTPEKQKKKTKLTDVDFFLIQKLAESILVQWLEQLFSIRRKTKKTMMDAFKQQSLEQWDWFYVVTFEHIPNAQLLKPIQSLQDADLYPFIHHYLQVRRDGPLKQFLVQLFFFQERKEYEKENQIIWYDGIEDTCIVAIKGRKKDFVSCKQLLESRYKKQKVYCRIAGGHVGKTIIRFANYRISLTAKRNMIIMACPVYVQQQLHVYCPKHRIIPQQKWMHKQDDEIVALFRNEYMRLSDYFSHTTTPMKMRTFERCLQLSLVKTLALKYQTSVKEVYNRYEKKRITIRKDE; this is encoded by the coding sequence ATGATAAAACGAAGGAATGAATACGAGAAACTCATTCAAAAAATAATGCAAAAACAAGGTCCTAATCAAGCCATCGCGAAACAATTATTAATGTTATTACAGAATGGTCCATTTACTTGGACACCCGAAAAACAGAAAAAAAAAACGAAACTAACAGATGTAGACTTTTTTCTTATTCAAAAATTAGCAGAATCTATTCTTGTTCAATGGTTAGAGCAACTTTTTTCCATCCGAAGGAAAACGAAAAAGACAATGATGGATGCGTTCAAACAACAATCGTTGGAGCAGTGGGATTGGTTTTATGTCGTTACGTTTGAGCATATTCCAAATGCTCAGTTATTAAAACCGATTCAATCGTTACAGGATGCAGATTTGTATCCATTCATCCATCATTATCTACAAGTAAGGCGCGACGGACCGTTGAAACAGTTTTTAGTGCAACTATTCTTTTTCCAAGAGAGGAAGGAATATGAAAAGGAAAACCAAATCATATGGTATGATGGAATAGAGGATACATGTATCGTTGCCATTAAAGGAAGGAAAAAGGATTTTGTTTCTTGTAAACAATTGCTAGAGAGCCGGTATAAAAAGCAAAAAGTTTATTGTCGTATTGCTGGCGGGCATGTAGGAAAAACAATCATTCGTTTTGCCAATTACCGCATATCACTAACAGCCAAACGGAATATGATTATTATGGCTTGTCCCGTGTATGTGCAACAACAATTACATGTTTATTGTCCAAAACATCGAATTATCCCACAACAAAAGTGGATGCATAAACAAGACGATGAAATCGTTGCATTGTTTCGAAACGAATATATGCGTTTATCTGATTACTTTTCTCATACTACGACGCCAATGAAGATGCGGACGTTTGAACGTTGTTTGCAATTATCGTTAGTAAAGACGTTGGCATTAAAGTATCAAACTTCGGTAAAAGAGGTATATAATCGGTATGAAAAGAAAAGGATAACGATACGTAAGGATGAATGA